A window of Syngnathoides biaculeatus isolate LvHL_M chromosome 9, ASM1980259v1, whole genome shotgun sequence contains these coding sequences:
- the cnga1a gene encoding cyclic nucleotide gated channel subunit alpha 1a encodes MMKPKEIFVINPAGNLYYNWLFIITLAVMYNWTMIIARACFEELQHNYILYWILFDYSSDLIYLADMLIRTRTGYLEQGLLVKDEKLLRDRYVKSFQFRLDILSMLPTDVLYLPLGLDYPEIRVNKLLRIGRMMEFFTRTETKTNYPNIFRIANLIMYILIIIHWNACFYFSFSKSIGFGSDEWVYPALDDPEEPAFGQPMRKYAFSLYWSTLTLTTIGETPPPSLDSEFIFHVVDFLVGVLIFATIVGNIATMISNMNAAQAQFQARIDNIKQYMQVRKVSKDLELRVIKWFDYLWNNGKAQDEREVLRYLPDKLKAEIAIQVHMETLKKVRIFADCEAGLLIELVLKLRPQVFSPGDYICKKGDIGREMYIIKDGQLAVVADDGVTQFVVLGSGSYFGEISILNIKGSKAGNRRTANIRSIGYSDLFCLSKDDLMESLVEYPDAKGMLEEKGRQILMKDDLIDLDPANIKPEVKELEEKVSRLYNTMDLMQIKLKKILEKYKKTDEILWDRITDLEHLTGEEVEDDNDGDAKKDIQVEEKKTEDKAVVDEVGREEKEEMGEEERAEAKDVQEKGKSMKTDDWQEDKNK; translated from the exons atgatgaa GCCTAAAGAAATATTTGTCATCAACCCTGCTGGAAATCTCTATTATAACTGGCTCTTCATCATTACATTGGCAGTCATGTACAACTGGACCATGATAATAGCAAG GGCATGCTTCGAAGAGCTGCAGCACAACTATATCCTCTACTGGATTCTATTTGACTACAGCTCAGACCTTATCTATCTGGCTGATATGCTTATCAGGACCAGGACAG GTTACCTTGAGCAGGGTTTACTTGTCAAAGATGAGAAGCTGCTCCGCGACCGCTATGTCAAGAGCTTCCAGTTCCGGCTGGACATCTTGTCCATGTTGCCCACTGATGTCCTCTATCTTCCTCTCGGTCTGGACTACCCAGAGATTCGTGTAAATAAGCTTTTGAGGATTGGTCGCATGATGGAGTTCTTCACAAGAACAGAAACTAAAACAAACTACCCTAACATCTTCCGTATTGCAAACTTAATCATGTACATCCTCATCATTATCCACTGGAATGCCTGCTTctacttttcattttcaaagtcaATTGGTTTTGGGTCTGATGAATGGGTTTACCCAGCACTCGATGATCCAGAAGAGCCTGCTTTTGGTCAACCCATGAGGAAGTATGCCTTCAGCCTCTACTGGTCCACATTAACCCTGACCACAATCGGAGAAACGCCACCACCAAGCCTCGATTCCGAATTTATCTTCCATGTGGTTGACTTCTTAGTTGGGGTTCTTATCTTTGCCACCATTGTGGGAAATATTGCTACCATGATCTCCAACATGAATGCTGCCCAAGCTCAGTTTCAAGCTCGAATTGACAATATTAAACAATACATGCAG GTCCGAAAGGTCAGCAAGGATCTGGAACTGCGTGTCATTAAGTGGTTTGACTACCTGTGGAACAATGGCAAGGCGCAGGATGAGCGCGAGGTATTGCGATATCTTCCAGACAAGTTGAAAGCCGAGATCGCCATCCAAGTTCACATGGAGACACTCAAAAAGGTTCGCATCTTTGCAGACTGTGAGGCAGGCCTGCTGATTGAGCTAGTGCTCAAGTTACGGCCTCAGGTGTTTAGCCCCGGAGACTACATCTGCAAGAAAGGTGATATTGGTCGTGAGATGTATATCATCAAAGATGGACAACTCGCAGTGGTTGCTGATGACGGTGTTACACAGTTTGTGGTGCTGGGAAGCGGAAGCTATTTTGGTGAGATCAGTATCCTTAATATCAAGGGCAGCAAAGCAGGAAACAGGCGGACAGCCAACATTCGCAGCATCGGATATTCAGACCTCTTCTGCCTGTCCAAGGATGATCTCATGGAATCACTGGTGGAGTACCCAGATGCTAAAGGCATGCTGGAGGAGAAGGGTCGACAAATCCTGATGAAAGATGACCTGATTGACTTGGACCCAGCTAACATCAAGCCAGAGGTCAAGGAACTGGAAGAGAAAGTCAGCAGGTTATACAATACAATGGATCTGATGCAGATCAAACTGAAGAAGAttttagaaaaatacaaaaaaactgaTGAGATTCTGTGGGATCGGATCACTGACCTGGAGCATCTGACAGGAGAGGAGGTAGAGGATGACAATGATGGGGATGCGAAAAAAGATATTcaagtggaagaaaagaaaactgaaGATAAAGCTGTAGTGGATGAAGTGGGCAGAGAGGAAAAGGAAGAGATGGGTGAAGAAGAGAGGGCTGAAGCAAAGGATGTTCAAGAAAAAGGCAAAAGCATGAAGACAGATGACTggcaagaagacaaaaataagtaa